ATTTTCAAGGCATTACCTAGCAACGTCAAACTCGCTATATCTCCGGAAGCAGAAAACAGGCTGGCGTCAGAATCGAACGTGAGTTCATCGGCCAATTTTGGCAACTGCTCCACAATGATCACCTGTGCAACGGAATTCCAGTCAAGCCCGTTACCCGTCCAACCTTCTGCTGATCGCTCCTCGAATATGTGTGCCTTCTCTTCAAAACTTGCATCTAACAGGACCAGTGCTCTACAGCTGCCGTCAATAAGAAAAAAAGGCGCAAATGTTGTCATGTCTACTAAGTCACTTCGGTCCCGCTGAATACCTACTATCGCAGGGCCTTCGGTGATGCTTGTCATGGTGTCGAGGCTCATTGCATTCCTTTCTTATGTGAATGTGGCTAAGAGAAACCCAACTCTGTAGGCCATTGGCGTGTATTTTTATAAGCGCGTACCAGAGCGAATTAAATATTAGGAAATCTGACAGCGCATTCCATTAATAAAATCCAATTTCCGGAAAAATATTTCGACCCCAGTCAAAATAAAATAACGAGTGATTAACAATGTGAAATCACGCATCAGTTATTTTCTTCAAAAAGTTAAAGAAATTGCATCGCCGCATGCTGGCGCTGACCGCTCGCGCGGATTAGGCCAGGATTTTTTTTGCAAACTGCGTTAAAAGCAGTGCATTTAACGAAGCCGGCAAGCGTGGGAATATGCTTTCCAAAAATTAGCGGAACATTTCTGTTGAGCCGCGGTATTGCGGGAAATCAGCGTGCACTGAGGCGATTTTTATAACGCAATGAATCAACTACATACACGACGAGATGATACGTTCACCCTCAGGTGTGCGGACTGAACTTAAACCAACATCAAACCGCAGATATGACAGTACAAAAAAAGGCCCGCGAACTTGCGGCCGCGGGCGGAATCCAAAACTTAGGGAGAGTTGGAGGAGACAGGTTCAATGTAGTGCAGTCAAACCAAGTCCCAATGCCTATTTACAGTTATTTACAGCAACTACAATTGCCTACATCAGCGAAATACAGAAAATTTCAGATCGGTGCATTTGTTGAGTGGACCCAGAACTTTGCAATCAGTTGAGGCTCTGACATTAACGGAGTCTGTACTAGGAGAGAGATATGAGCCAGACAACATGGAAGCCGCATGCCCAGCATGGCGAGTTAAGCAGCAAGGACCGAGATCATTTACCTGAGAGCGCATTCGCATTTCCAAAACAGCGCAAAGAGCCTATGACCAATTCCTCACATGTCAGGAGTGCGCTGGCGCAGTTTGATCAGGTAGATGACGTATCTGACGGTGAACGCGATATCGCGTTCGAAAATATCAAGGCAGCAGCCAAACATTTTGGCGTCGAAATGACGGAAACAAGCTGGAAGGAACTTGGTAAAAATCCCCATACCAAAAATCATTCTCACAAATAGGTGTAATAGATAAGATGATCAGATGCTCGGAAAACCGTGGTCGCCGCGACTGCAAGTAGAATTCTTGCAAAATTGTTCACGACTCCTATATTGAATAAAATCAGTGATTGACTGATCATTCAAGAACAAGACTGGCGCCCATATGCGGGAATTCATCGTCAAGGCTTGACTCAACCTACCTAATGACAGCATCGGATTACCTCTATTAAATTGAATGTGCAATTAGAGTGCGCAAACTGTCCGCACAAATTTCACATTATCAAGGCAAGGAGTAATCATGAAAGTCAAATTAACCACTACCTGCCTCGTGATCGGCGCGTTGCTGGTGCCTGTCGAAAACTGCGAAACCGACTATCCATCGGCCAGGAATAACAGGCCACGATAGTCAAGGGCGACGTCATCGCAACC
The sequence above is a segment of the Collimonas sp. PA-H2 genome. Coding sequences within it:
- a CDS encoding Imm51 family immunity protein — its product is MSLDTMTSITEGPAIVGIQRDRSDLVDMTTFAPFFLIDGSCRALVLLDASFEEKAHIFEERSAEGWTGNGLDWNSVAQVIIVEQLPKLADELTFDSDASLFSASGDIASLTLLGNALKITFDDEHVLRDILFRAKLHD
- a CDS encoding DUF6582 domain-containing protein, whose protein sequence is MSQTTWKPHAQHGELSSKDRDHLPESAFAFPKQRKEPMTNSSHVRSALAQFDQVDDVSDGERDIAFENIKAAAKHFGVEMTETSWKELGKNPHTKNHSHK